In Phaeobacter gallaeciensis DSM 26640, a genomic segment contains:
- a CDS encoding thiamine/thiamine pyrophosphate ABC transporter permease ThiP yields the protein MADRAQPLRSRWGLGVAASVAALILGALAAVVWRAEVGRGLGFADWAAIRFTLVQAVLSALFSVVLAVPVARALARRRFVGRRVLIALMGAPFILPVIVAILGILAVFGRSGWLSDLLGLFGFEPLQIYGLHGVVLAHVFFNLPLATRLILQGWQEIPAERFRLAAQINADRRAMWRLLEAPMLRQVVPGALAVVFAICLSSFAVALTLGGGPRATTIELAIYQAFRFDFDLGRAAMLSGIQLLLTGGAALVALRVATGEGFGAGLDRPVRRWDGRESVARIADAICIIGAAVFLLLPLSAIVIAGLPGLVSMGPSVWLAAGNSVLIAGVSTLVLLALALPMAVAVALGRGGLVELSGLLGLAVSPLVIGTGLFILIYPVADPFALALPVTAVVNALMSLPFALRILIPRVREVLARYSRLSLSLDMRGGVFLSRVLLPRLRPQIGFAAGLAAALSMGDLGVIALFADSETATLPLQIYRLMGAYRMEAASGGALLLLCLSMGAFYILDRGGRRHAET from the coding sequence ATGGCTGACCGCGCTCAGCCGTTAAGATCCCGCTGGGGTCTGGGCGTCGCTGCCTCTGTGGCGGCGCTGATCCTTGGGGCGCTGGCCGCAGTGGTCTGGCGTGCGGAGGTAGGGCGTGGGCTTGGCTTTGCTGATTGGGCCGCGATCCGATTCACCTTGGTGCAGGCCGTTTTGTCCGCCCTGTTCAGCGTGGTGCTCGCCGTTCCGGTGGCGCGGGCGCTGGCGCGGCGACGGTTCGTCGGGCGGCGGGTGCTGATTGCGTTGATGGGGGCGCCCTTCATCCTGCCGGTGATTGTGGCAATCCTTGGCATTCTTGCGGTATTTGGCCGGTCGGGCTGGCTGAGTGATCTGCTGGGCCTGTTCGGGTTTGAACCGCTGCAGATCTACGGGTTGCACGGGGTTGTGCTGGCGCATGTGTTTTTCAATCTGCCACTGGCGACTCGGCTGATCCTGCAGGGCTGGCAGGAGATCCCGGCAGAACGGTTTCGCCTGGCGGCGCAGATCAATGCAGATCGCCGAGCAATGTGGCGGCTGCTGGAGGCGCCGATGCTACGGCAGGTGGTGCCCGGTGCGCTGGCGGTGGTGTTTGCGATCTGCCTGTCAAGCTTTGCCGTGGCGCTGACGCTGGGGGGTGGGCCGCGCGCCACCACCATTGAACTGGCAATCTATCAGGCGTTTCGGTTTGACTTTGATCTCGGCCGTGCAGCGATGCTGTCGGGCATTCAGCTTTTGCTGACCGGAGGTGCAGCGCTGGTGGCCCTTCGGGTCGCCACGGGCGAAGGGTTTGGCGCTGGATTGGACCGTCCGGTACGGCGTTGGGACGGGCGGGAGAGCGTCGCACGCATCGCAGACGCTATATGTATCATCGGTGCCGCAGTGTTCTTGTTGCTTCCGCTGAGCGCGATTGTGATTGCTGGGCTGCCGGGATTGGTGTCGATGGGGCCCTCGGTCTGGCTGGCGGCGGGCAATTCGGTGCTGATTGCAGGGGTGAGCACGCTTGTGCTGCTGGCGCTTGCGCTGCCGATGGCGGTGGCCGTGGCGCTGGGCCGAGGTGGGCTGGTGGAACTGTCGGGCCTGTTGGGGCTGGCGGTATCGCCGCTGGTGATTGGCACCGGCCTGTTTATTCTGATCTATCCAGTGGCGGATCCTTTTGCCCTGGCCTTGCCGGTCACAGCGGTGGTGAATGCGTTGATGTCGCTGCCCTTCGCCCTGCGCATTCTGATTCCGCGGGTGCGGGAGGTGCTGGCGCGCTATAGTCGTCTGTCCCTTTCGCTTGATATGCGCGGCGGGGTGTTTCTAAGCCGGGTGCTGCTGCCCCGTCTGCGCCCTCAGATCGGTTTTGCCGCCGGGTTGGCGGCAGCGCTGTCGATGGGCGATCTGGGCGTGATTGCGCTGTTTGCCGATAGCGAAACCGCGACATTGCCCTTGCAGATCTATCGCCTGATGGGGGCGTATCGGATGGAAGCGGCCTCGGGTGGGGCGCTGTTGCTTTTGTGCCTGTCCA
- the thiB gene encoding thiamine ABC transporter substrate binding subunit, with protein MKHLVLAAGLLGATAAYADTPELIVYTYDSFVSDWGPGPAVEKAFEATCGCDLKLVGAGDGAALLARVKLEGARSDADVVLGLDTNLTAAAKETGLFAEHSVSADYALPFAWEDATFAPYDWGYFAFVHKADAVAPKNFGELAASDLKIVIQDPRSSTPGLGLLMWVKAAYGDKAPEVWDGLADNVLTVTKGWSEAYGLFLEGEADMVLSYTTSPAYHLIAEEDDSKAAAVFDEGHYMQVEVAGKLANSDQPELADQFLAFMVSDAFQSVIPTTNWMYPAVTPAEGLPKGFETLVSPEKSLLLSEDEAAALRDVALDEWLTALSR; from the coding sequence ATGAAACATCTTGTACTTGCAGCGGGATTGCTGGGCGCTACGGCGGCCTATGCCGATACGCCTGAATTGATTGTCTATACCTATGACAGCTTCGTCTCCGACTGGGGGCCGGGTCCGGCCGTCGAGAAAGCCTTTGAGGCGACCTGTGGTTGCGATCTGAAGCTGGTCGGCGCAGGCGACGGCGCGGCCCTGCTGGCGCGGGTGAAGCTGGAAGGCGCGCGGTCTGACGCCGATGTCGTGCTGGGGCTGGATACCAATCTGACCGCGGCGGCCAAGGAGACGGGCCTGTTTGCGGAACACTCGGTCAGTGCTGATTACGCACTGCCCTTTGCCTGGGAAGACGCCACTTTCGCGCCTTATGACTGGGGGTATTTCGCCTTTGTGCATAAGGCCGATGCTGTCGCGCCGAAGAACTTTGGCGAACTGGCTGCGAGCGATCTGAAAATCGTCATTCAGGATCCGCGTTCATCTACGCCGGGTCTGGGATTGTTGATGTGGGTGAAGGCCGCTTATGGCGACAAGGCACCTGAGGTCTGGGACGGGTTGGCGGACAACGTGCTGACCGTGACCAAGGGCTGGTCCGAGGCCTATGGTCTGTTCCTGGAGGGCGAAGCCGATATGGTGCTGTCCTACACCACCTCTCCCGCCTATCACCTGATTGCTGAGGAAGATGACAGCAAGGCGGCAGCGGTGTTTGATGAAGGTCACTACATGCAGGTCGAGGTTGCCGGCAAGCTGGCGAACAGCGATCAGCCGGAGCTGGCGGATCAGTTCCTCGCCTTCATGGTCAGTGACGCGTTCCAGTCGGTCATCCCGACCACCAACTGGATGTATCCGGCAGTGACTCCGGCAGAGGGTTTGCCCAAAGGGTTTGAGACCCTGGTGTCGCCAGAAAAATCGCTGCTGCTGAGCGAAGACGAGGCGGCGGCGCTGCGCGATGTGGCGCTGGATGAATGGCTGACCGCGCTCAGCCGTTAA